One genomic window of Candidatus Pseudobacter hemicellulosilyticus includes the following:
- a CDS encoding FecR domain-containing protein, whose amino-acid sequence MKTHQQLVELFTHYMEKSCTPAERQELFRLLADPSYEEQLHQISEAYEAVPASGTVLNNDTSLAIWNAVRNDVLAPSVPVRSLHKRWWWAAAAAVLLAAGFGAWQFMHPVAGTPVPVAAQPTPGPVRSGSEGVYLKLASGKAIQLDSLGNGQIADQAGTSVMLQDGNLVYAAVADAPVLYNTMTTLRGSRFKLSLPDGTKVWLNAASSIRYPTTFRGNERKVMVQGEAYFEVAQNKEQPFIVTVNHQEIEVLGTRFNINAYSNEPVMTTTLLEGKVKIGPAEGTGKSLILQPGEECVTTEDGQKTVNKVDVETAASWVNGRFYFKSADLGMVLRQVERWYDVRISYDKSIQAHFSGSIYITDDFSEILKLIAFSSNVKFSVDGKNITVKAR is encoded by the coding sequence ATGAAGACTCATCAGCAATTAGTAGAGCTGTTTACGCACTACATGGAAAAATCATGTACCCCGGCAGAAAGGCAGGAATTGTTCCGCCTCCTGGCCGATCCTTCTTACGAGGAACAGCTCCACCAGATCAGTGAAGCGTACGAAGCAGTGCCTGCTTCCGGTACGGTCCTGAACAACGATACCAGCTTAGCCATTTGGAATGCCGTCAGGAACGATGTCCTGGCTCCCTCTGTACCTGTACGCTCTTTGCATAAAAGATGGTGGTGGGCGGCTGCCGCCGCCGTGCTGCTGGCAGCAGGTTTTGGCGCCTGGCAATTTATGCATCCGGTTGCCGGAACGCCTGTGCCGGTGGCGGCCCAGCCCACGCCGGGACCTGTCAGATCTGGCTCCGAAGGCGTTTACCTGAAACTGGCCAGCGGCAAAGCCATTCAGCTGGACAGTCTCGGCAACGGGCAGATAGCTGATCAGGCTGGCACTTCGGTCATGCTGCAGGATGGTAACCTGGTATATGCCGCCGTTGCAGATGCGCCCGTGCTCTATAATACCATGACCACTCTCCGCGGCAGCAGGTTTAAGCTGAGCCTGCCCGATGGTACGAAGGTCTGGCTTAACGCCGCTTCTTCTATCCGTTACCCCACTACTTTCAGGGGTAATGAAAGAAAGGTGATGGTGCAGGGCGAGGCCTATTTTGAAGTGGCGCAGAATAAAGAGCAGCCTTTTATAGTGACTGTGAACCACCAGGAAATTGAAGTGCTGGGCACCCGGTTCAATATCAATGCCTACAGCAATGAACCGGTTATGACCACCACGCTGCTGGAAGGAAAAGTGAAGATTGGACCGGCTGAGGGCACAGGGAAATCCCTGATCCTGCAACCCGGTGAGGAATGTGTAACCACGGAAGACGGACAAAAAACAGTGAATAAGGTAGATGTGGAAACCGCCGCCAGCTGGGTCAACGGCCGGTTTTATTTCAAGAGCGCCGACCTGGGCATGGTGCTCAGGCAGGTGGAACGCTGGTATGATGTGCGCATCAGTTATGATAAATCGATCCAGGCGCATTTCAGCGGCAGTATCTATATCACCGATGATTTTTCCGAGATCCTGAAGCTGATTGCTTTTTCCAGTAATGTGAAATTCAGTGTAGATGGAAAGAACATCACCGTAAAAGCCAGATAA